The genomic stretch AAGTCTCCCTCAGACATACCACCCATACCGTCAGCAACAGCGGCTAAAATCATAGTATCACCATTACTCAACTGTTGCTGTCGTACTCCATAACTATCTTCGTTGTGTAAACGACTAGTTGAGAGTCCTACTGTTGATTTACTGGCCACTTGCCATTGAACTTGAGTCTTCTGAAATGATTTACGAGTTTCAATTAAGAGACTCAGTAACTGGGAGAGGGAGAAGCGTTCTTCTGGAACAGAAGAGAGGCAAATCTTGAGCAGTTGATAAATCTGAGGAATGGGCTTAATCTGGATGTCAAGAGTCTGGTCTTGTGGAAAAAGCTGTTGATGAATAGCTTGGTACAGCAGCGCTGCCACGGTGTAAGTACTCATTGACTCCTGGAAGGGATTACCGGAGGAGAGTTCAAGAGCGCAGTAGTTTCCTAACAAGCCATAGTCGAGCTTTTGATCAATAGGATAGGCACTGGTTAAATCAAAAAACTTGATCGGTTTTCCGATTTCAATCAGTTTAGGAATCACATCAACCAAGCACCACTGATGCTGATACAAATAGTAAAAACATTGACAGATGGGGATAATCAGTGATAGAGACTCTTGTAAAGAATGCTCTTCTTGCAGCCAACTCTCTAAGGTGGATTGACTGTCTGGCAGCAAAGTTAATAGCATCAGCATTTGACCAGAGGAGTCAGAACTGATTTCCTTTTCTGGATAGTATTCTATCTCTAGATACTCAGATTCAGGCTCAGAGTCGTTAGAGGTTTCCGATGAATCTTCTCTAGTTTCAGAGTTGACCTCTTGGTCAGTGGTTTCTTCTTCAGTAGTTGCTTCTGATTCCTCTTGGTCAGTGGTAACTGGAGACTGTTGTTCAGAAGATTCTATCTCCTCTGGCTTCTGTGTCTCCTGTTCTGGCTCCAGGGAGGGAGGGCTAGGGTTAATAACCACAGAGTCTTGGATGGTACTAGCTAGTAATTCGGCAATCATGGCATAGTTACCTAGCTTTTCCCGTAGCTGTAATTCTCGACTTAGCCCACCTTCACTAGACCCCACACGCAGCAAGCCCAAGTTGCCTGTAGTGGGACTGGGGTCAGTAGACTCAAGGTTGACTTCAAAGTAGTGAATACCTACTGTCAATTGACCTAGGTATGACCGGACTTTGACGTTATAGTTGTCTATCGAGAATTCTGCATCTTGTTCAATGACTAAACCATTTGTCATAAGCTGGTATTGATTGAAATTCCATGGTTGTGAAAGTAGGGAGCAGGGAGCAGGGAGCAGGGAGCAGGGAGCAGGGAGCAGGGAGCAGGGAGCAGGGAGCAGGGAGCAGGGAGGTTTTATATCATGTCAGGATAATTACCCTTAATCACAATCTCCCCACACCCCACTCCCCATCTCCCCATCTCCCCACACCCCACACCCCACACCCTATACCCGTCAGCTTAGGGGCTTTGGAAGAGGAAACGAATTTTAGCGATCGCAATTTCATCTCCAGGATTAATGGTTTCCGGTCGGGTAATTTTGGCATTGAAGCGCGTTTTACCAGCAGGCTTGATAAAAACACCATTGGTAGAACCAAGGTCTTGGATTTTCCATTGCCCTCCCTCTAGATAAATTTCTGCGTGGTGGCGGGAGACTGTCTCGTTACCGACAAATTCCTCTAAGTCAATATCAACAGGTCCCATATCTGGGTCAAAGATGCCGATAAGATTGTTATCATCTAGCCAGAATTCTGGGATAGGAGCATCAGCTTGCTTAGCAATCAGTCTCGCTATTAAAGCAGTATTAGTAATAGGAGGAGTTGGAGGTATAAAGGGCTGGGGTTGGGGTGGGGTGATTGGTACAGGCGAATCAATAGGTTGTGCTGGTATAGTTTTCCAGGGATCCGGCTCAAGAGGTTGGATTAGGGTTGGTGCTTGAGATTGAGTTGCTACTTGGGTTTGGAATGGTAATTCAGAACCACAAGCCTCACAGAATTCTGTTCCTTCTGGGTTTTTATCATAGCCACAAATTGAGCAGGTAATCATTGATATCACTCCTTGGTTATTAAATTTATATAAAGGGAATAGGGAACAGGGAACAGGGAACAGGGAACAGGGAATAGGGAGTTGCGTAGGGTGCGGTTGGGAAAGCCTGCCTGGGAATTGACACAGGCAAGATGCCTGTTCCACCCTTGATGCCCGTTCCACAAAACCAGGACTTACGCGGTTAAGTTTATTTCGCCAATTTTGGAAGGTCTTGATGTCATAATTACCCATGATTGGGGTATTTAGTGAGCAAATGCGTAATTAATGTCTTAAAATAACTTAAAATCATTCGATTATTAAGCAACACTACGCGAATGGCTGACTGCTGACTGCTGACTGCTGACCACTGACTGCTGACCCCTGATGGTCTAAGTTCCCGAGAGGTTACGAATCTGTTCTTCTGAAAGTTCACTATTAATATCTCCACTCATTTTGATAGTCTTACCTCTGGAACCCATTTTGATGGTTTTACGAGTTCCAGGAGAAATCTTGCGAGTTTTGCGTAACTCGTCTTGAGCTTGATTGAGAGATTCAAGCATGGCTTGGTTGCCAATCCTAACTGTCATCCGACGGGCAGTATCTAAGAGTTTTCCTGCTTCTTCGGGATTACTATCAGCCAGTCTGGTGGCTTGAGTGACTAGCTGAGAAATATTGCACTGTTGTACATAACCCATTACTTCCGGGTCTACTTGTGCCGCTCCGCTGTAACTAGGAACAAATTGAACTACGAGATTTTGAGGTGGCAGTTCACCCCGGCGATTTTGTCCTGGAATATCGTAGGTTAAACCAAGTTGAGCAATACGTACACGGGAGCTGGCGTGACTGTCGATGGTGAATTCCAGAATAAAGACTGTTTCATCATTAGCGATAGCGGTGCCAATCAGATAGGGGTTTTGAATCAGGGGAAATTCCGCTTGATCAGGGTAAGCCCGGACAACACGGGTGAGTTTTACCCCCTTAACTGTCTTGGCAGTAAGGGTAAGGTTATTAATCACTTCCTGTTGGGCTTGGCTAAATTCTCTAAACAGGATTTGGGGTAAGTCCCTAATGGCCACATCAGTACCTGTGGCATGTCCTGAAACGATATGGTGAAGGTGACCAGCGGTAGTATCGCTGAGGTTGATCAGTAAGTCTTCATTGTAGTCACCAACTCCCAAGGCTGTAATCGGGATACCGTTTTCGGCAAATTGTTTCGCGAGTTCCCGACATTCTTGTTCATCAAAGGCTTGACCATCAGTAAAGATTAAAGCACGACGACTGGTCATAGTTTGACCGGAGAGCATAGTCAGGGTCTGCTCCATCCCTTCTCCCATGCAGGTGCCACCACTGTAGTTACGGAGTTTCTCAATCCCTGCTTCTAACTCGATAGTTTGAGTTGCTGGTGTTAGTCCAACAATAGTAGAGGCTTGGTCGTCAAATTGGATAATGGCAATGCGATCGCTTCCACCTAACTGGTTAGACTCCACTAAACTTAACAGTGACTCAATCACAATATCGATCTTGGTTTTACCACCTGTCACTTCCTCATAGTTGTTTCCATCCTGTGTGTAAACTCTGCCTGTGGGTTTTGTGTCCCCTTCCACCACTTCATACATGGAACCACTGGTATCGATCACAAAAGCAAAACTAGTTGAGGGTAGCTGGACTGCCACATCTTTTGTTGGTCGCAGTTTCAACATCACAAATAGTTTCTGCTCTGGGGTATCCGCAGGCAGAAATTCACGATGAGGAGTGATTGTTACATCTAGGGGTGGATTACTCATTGTTGGTTGTATAGGGTTTTTAGAGCGGTTTTCAATTGGGTTAGGTACAGAGTCCTCGGTTTTAGGGAATAGGGAACAGGGAACAGGGAACAGGGAATCGGGAATCGGGAATCGGGAATCGGGAACAGGGAAAAAATTCTATGTACCTCATAGTTATTAAAAAAGCTGTATAAATATAGAGATAATAAATGAATCAATTATGATAATTTTTGATGCCATATTCCCTACTCCCTACTCCCTACTCCCTACTCCCTATTCCCTGTTCCCTATTCCCTATTCCCTACTTCTACAATAATTCTAATTAAAATTCAACGGCGGTAACATTCCTGAAATAGGTTCTATCCCCGACAAATCTGGGTAAATTGGATGGGGTATTTCTTGATTACCGGATTCTTTTATGTGACTGATATCTGACTCGATCATTAAAGGCAAATCCAGAGTAATTGAACTGTATCGAAAGCCTTCTTTTATTTCTTGTATCCAGGTTTTTATAATTTTATCGAGGTGATCACCATTAATTTTGCATAGGCTTTGCTCTTGAAACCAAGTTCTCAGTTTTTCTCGCTCTGATAAAGTAAAAAATAGAGCGGGATTATCTTCCTGGCTTTTGTCTAAAGTAATGGTATACCTGAATTCATCTTCTATCTCCTTTATATGGAGAATGAATGTATAGTTTACCATTTTATAGGAGTTATCAATTGGGTTTTGTTTTAGGGAACAGGGAATCGGGAATCGGGAATCGGGAATCGGGAATCGGGAATCGGGAATCGGGAATCGGGAATCGGGAATCGGGAATCGGGAATCGGGAATCGGGAATCGGGAATCGGGAATCGGGAATCGGGAATCGGGAATTGGGAAACAAGATTGTTTGGCTCCTTCCAGATAGGGTTAGTAATTATAATGGTGTAGTTGTGAACTAGACCAGGAAGAAAACTCTACCGGTTGTGCTGGAGATGATGCGTTCGCGAAGCGGTTCCGAAGGAACATCGCGCCCAATTTCCCACACTCGCCACCAAGACCTGTAATACCAATCCGTGTCGGAATTGTGAGAATTTTTGTTACCTTTTCCCGACTCCCGACTCCCGACTCCCGACTCCCGACTCCCGACTCCCGACTCCCGACTCCCGACTCCCTATTCCCTTTGATATGTTAATCTTCAAGTTCTTCTCGCTTTAGATATTGTCCCCAAAAGTAAAATGGCACTGCACCTCCAACTCCCATGACGAAGAAAGTACCCACAAACATGGTCAGTCTGATCGGGAAGGGAAGTGACCACCCAAAGGAGGTAATTCTGTAAGGTTTAGGTTCAGAGCGTTCTGTGGAAACATGCCGGGAATCAACTTTAACCTGAACTTGATGCCTTTCCGCCCGTATGGGGTTGGGGTCAGTGTAGGTGATTTGATACTCACCGAGCAGAGCATCAAGGAATACTTTCAAGGCATCCCCAACTGCCTGAGCATTTCCCGAAATTTGGCAAATTCCTCCCGTAGTCCTGGAAATTTCGTCTAAGCGATCGCGGTCTACGAACTCTTCTGCTGGTACTCTACCTGTCCTAGCATCATCGCGGGTAGCTTCTCGACCAAGCCCATATTTGTCTCCCAATTCTCCAGGTTTTAAGCCATACCCCAAAGTATGCACAATAATATTGTCATTGATTTTGATCAGTCTCTTGAGTCTTTCAAAGTCCTGTTTTTCTGCTTCTTTTTCCGATGTACTGTGATAACCATCAGATAGAAGAATAATCGAGAGTCGGGGCTGTTGAGGCTGAGATTGCCATAAAAACTTTTTTTTCGGATAGAAGCGAGGGTCATCTCTGGTCTTACTTAAGAAATTTACTGCTCTAGAAAGGGGTTCGTAGACATTAGTGGCAGCACAGGGTCTTTTACTGGCAAGCTCATCAAGATAGTTTTGGAGTTCGGGGTCTCCTACAGCAAAAAATTTATTGAGTATTGCTTCATTAACAGGATAGCCACCCTTGGGGCAATTTTTGGGATGGGGTTCACCAAAGGGAATAATTGCCACTTGAGTATCACTACTGCGATCTGCTGTATTTTTGATAAATTCCCGAATCGCTGCAATGGCTCCTTTAAGTTTGCTTTGGCTAGAGCCTGGTTTATCGGGATATTTCATACTGCCACTCATGTCCAGTAGGAAGATAATCCAGGCCGAAGGCTGCTCAGCTTCTGTGGGATTTTTCCAATGCTTGGGCTTAAAGGTAACTTGATCATTATTTACATAGACCTGGAAATTTTCATCGGTGAGATTGGTGACAGGTTGGTCATATTCATTTTTGACTTGGATGCGAATTTTAACCTGTTCATTGTCAACTGTGGCATTAACAATTTTCGCTTCTTGTGCCTGTACTACCCTAGAATAAGTGAGACAACCTGCACACAATATTAGTAAACTAAGCTTGCGGGTCCAAGAAACGATTGTAGTAGACAAAGCGATAGATTTTTTCTTCATTTTTACCTCCTGGATAAAGGCTATTAAACGTCAATACATGGTTATGTTTCAAAATAATATCGTCGCGGTTTTTCAAGGGTTTACCGTTAATTTCGATAGTATGGAAATGTAGGGGATTGGGAGATAAGATGGCTTGGCGCTGCATCACGACTATGTCTGCTACATGGAGTGGCAATCCAGGCAGATAAATATCAGAGCCTCCTTTATGGTTTGCCTGTTTGACAGCAGAGCCAATTCTAATCCTGCCAGTGGCAGGTAATTGAATTGACAACCCCTCTTCGATTTCATCGGCTTTACTTTTACTGACAAATTTCAGTAAAGGGTTGTCGATTTTGGGAAAAGTATTATTTAAGTTTATCACCCCTGGCTCAATATTTTCATAGTTATCTCCCGTGTATTCAAAACCACCACCTGCTCTCAGTGCTGCCATATAACTTGGTGAATTAGTAATGGTAAACACTAAACCTAGCACTAAGCCTAGAATGGAGAATCCTAGAGGGTCTTCAAAACCTCTGTTTTCGATCTGACTCAACAGTGGGCGGATGGATTCAAACAGCAGAGCAGCAACTAAAGCTGCACCACTAGCAGCAATCATACTAGTTCTTAACCGTTGTTGGAAGCGTTTGGGATCCCCTGCTTCCACACTGCGCCACCACCAAGTCAGTCCTTCTGCCAAGCCTACTGAGCTACCAATTAAGAGCCAACTTAGGGGTCTAATAATAATTCCTGGAATAGGAGATAATAATAGGATTTGGTAAATCAGTCCAGAAATTAAACCGATGATAATTCCTAAGGCAGCAGCAATCAGGATCGGAATTTTGGCAATGCGGAGGTTTAGTTTAAGTCTGGTGGGGTTACTAATAAAGATTTCATTAACTACCATCCCCACGGCTAAGGAGATAGCAATGCAGGGGAATAGGACAATTTCTTCTGGAATTAGCCTTGACAAGCCTAGGTTAGTAATTGCGAATTGACCGAGATTCCAGCCAATTAATGCTGAGGTTATGCCAGCTAGTATGTAAAGGTAAATCCGCATTTTATGATGTCATTTTTTTGTTTGATTATCCAGCTTTTTGATTATATGTTGTTTTGTATCATTTTTTAATTGTTCATAGGTAGATTTAGATTGTCCAGGTAAATAATGTATGATTCCATCAACCTTAAGTTCTTTCTTAAGTTTTTGATTTTTATTTTTTTGATATGCGTAAATAGCTTCCACCCATTTTTCTTTGTCTTTTTCGAGATTACTATTTTCTGATTCATTTTTAATTACACCAGCATACTGGAGATCTGTATTTCCAAGAATTTCCTTGATTACAATTGCGACTTGATCCTCTGGTTTATGGGGCTGTTTTGGTTTATTTGGGAATTTTTTGTGATTTTGCAGTAATTTAGGTTTTAGTTCACTGTCATTGACCAGCTCTTGGACAATAGTCTGAATTGATTGACTGGTTGTCTTAAAGTTTTCTACTGCTACACTCTTCTTCTGCTCTTCAGTCATTCCAGTGTTCGGCTCGGGAGTCGGCTTTGGAGATTGAGTTGTTATAATTACCATCAATGTATAAGTAATAGTTAGGGAAAGCAAGGATAATCCTATAATAATACAAACAAATTCTATATTTCCTCGGATAAAGTTTAAAATTCCAGAATATTGCTTACTTATTTGTTCTTGTCGATTCATCCTTTGTTTGATAGGCAATCCAAAGGCGTATTGAACGGATTTACGTGAGTTTGGAAAAGCTTTATTAAATATTTCTTTTGGTACTTCACCAAAACCAACCTGATAAAAATAGGCAGACAAAGAATACTCTCTCAGCCACTCAAACAATTTAGCTAGAGGCTGGTAATAAGGTTCAGAGTGTCTATGTCGGCGGCGAATTAATCGCCAAAAATTGATTAATTTATTCCAAATTTTATCTCCACAACGGAAAGAGTTTGACTCTGAATTATATGACCATTGATTAGAAAGCCGATTAAAACTACTAATCACTTCTAAATCAGCTTGAACATCATTGATAAACTGCTTGCGGTAATGCTTCCAGGCACTGTGACGAGCTGCCAGTAACCAATGAACAGCTTCAGGAGTGATTTGTCTTGCCAGCAGCTTAGGCAGGATAAGTTTGATGCCCCTAGCAAGTTGCTCCGGTGGGAGTTGGGAACCAATAGCCTCTTGAAACTGTAAGGATATGACTTGATTGTTGTCAGGTCTGTGCCTACCACCCTTGATATTCAACCAATCCAAAAACTCTGGTAGGGTTTCTGGAATCACCATGGCTCTGAGAGTTATCAATCTTACGAATTGAGGAGTATATAAGTTCTGGCTCAGAGCATGTTGGGCTCCTTGACCATCAAATAACCTGTGCCAGTAGTCTGAAGTAATTTTCTGGTTCCCTAACGCCCCTGCTATCTCAAGAACCGCTTCTGATTTCACCTGAGAACTGTTGATCAAGCTTTTAATTGCTGACTTGAGTGCCTGTTCGTCTACCGTTGCTGGCATCAGAGCTAAGGGACGATTCGCCTTCAGTTGCAGAAAACTTCCATAGGCACGCTCACTGGCTGGATGAATCACAACAAAGCTCCAAGGGTTCTCTAAGGCTTCAGCATTGTAAGCCCAGGACACCGGCTCAGCTCCAGCTTTTATTTCAGCTATTTTGTTAATCAGTCTGAAATTATACTGATACTCCCATGAGAGCACTATGGGCACAGATGCATTTCTCAACTCCTGCTCAAGTTTCTCTGAGGGGATTTCAGGTGGTATAGAAATTTCTTCTAAAGGATCTACTATAGTCTCAAAAGGATTAAAAACAGGCAGATGGCCTACTCGCTGGGCATAGTTCTCCATCCAGATCAGGATTTTCCAGAGACTATCTGCCCCCTGACAGAGGAAATAACGATACACTGAAAGGGGTCTTCCCCCATCATCCCTACCCCGACTCACCACTGCCACCACTGACCAATCTGGCTCTCCTGGCACAACTCGACCAATTACTGCTGGCTGGTTACTATTAGCACCCTCAACTACAGCAAATCGTTTATTAGCGATCGCGCGCTCGACCGTATAGGGAATCTGGGGTAAGGTGGCATTCATGTACCGTCCAGTGAAGCCTCTGGATATCCAGCCCCCATCTGGGGTCATCTCAGCCTTGATACCAGTGCTAAATTCGTGAATGTCAACAGTAATAGTATTAGAATTATCATTAAAAGAGTCCATTGTTTCACTCCTGGTCTAATTTTCTATGGCGTTGGCCAGTACAAAGCCAGTAGATCGGAGCTACTAAGCCAAAGGGTTTCCAACCCTGGGAATCTTTCAGGATTGATGCCTGAATTCCCTCACGGTCTCGACTAATACGCCTCATGTTTGGTTCTGGATGGCGCTCCCCCAACATGCCAAAAGCCGAGGTGGTGAAGCAATCAATGCTTCCAGGTCCAGATTGCTCCCAAGCCTGCAATCTTTTCATAACTTCAGGAAAGCGAGCGGTTGCTATATACGTAGGTTTATGGCGATTGACCCATAACTCAGGCTGTTCGCACTTAGTCAGAACTAGGGCAATGCGCCGGTTTATCACCCCTGTTTCGGCTTGGTCTAGTGCGATCAAAAATTTATCCACACCATTGGCATACTCTCTGTCTTTGCGATGAGCTAGGCCATCAAGCAGTAACATAATGCCGTTGGCTTGCACGGCATCTTCTAGGTAATCCCGAAGCAAGGGCGTACCTGATTGGTTCAACACATCTTGGAAAAACTCCCCAGAATAGTCTTTACAATTGATGTTGAGCCTTATCAAAGAGGAACCGACGCTGGTCTTCAGCCGCCGCCAGGAAAACTGGTCTTTGAGAACTATCTCGATACTATAATCTTTAACTTCATCGACATTAGCATCCAAGGGAGTGCCTTCTAACTGCTCCCCTTGTTCTAAAAGGTTCTTGGCTTTGGCGATTAGTGCTTCCCCATTGTCATTAATTGGTGTTACTGTCTGCACTGGACTGGTGGAGGGGTCATCTCCAGGCCAACGAGCCAAGGCAGCCATGTAGGTAGTTTTGCCAGATTTACGGTCCCCAATCACCCGCACACTAGCACTCAGTTGTGCTGGTTTAGGCAGGATTTTTTTCCCTAACTTGTTTTTTTCTAACCACTTATTAAACATTGACTCCTAAGCTGTTGTCCATTTGAAATGTATAGTCTTGAAATTAATTAAAAAGTGGTGCGTTACGGGGTGGGCTATTTCCATCAGGGGCGAACAGGCCGAAAATCCTGGTTAGCCAACCCCTAACGCACCCTACTGGCTTTTGCCTTTTGCCTTTTGCCTTTTGCCTTTTGCCATTGCTAAAACCCATTTTAAATGCGTTTTAGCTTATCCTTTTGCCTGTACTGAGCCAATAAAGAGGGGAAAATATACTATAGGGTTGCCATTTATCCGGGTCTCTGAGCACTGACATTTCTCCATCCCATCCTGGTTCATTGATACGATTAGGTCTAGGGTCATTTCTACCCAAAACCCCAAAGGTTGATAGAGCAAAAAAGCGCAAGTTTTCTGGTGCAATTTCCGATTGCAGCAATAATTTGGTTTGTGGTAAATGCACATCAAACAAGTCAACTTCTGGATCAAGCCTGCCCGGCCACAGTTCCCCTCGTTCACATTTAGTGATGGCCACCGCTATCCGTAAGTCTTTGGTTCTTTCATAGAAATCGATTTTTTTAGTAAAAACCCTCAATTTTTGAGCGTAATACTCATCACTATTTCCTTGCCAACCAGTCATGAAAATTAAACATCCCTCTACATCCTTACTTAAGAATTCTTGAAATAAATCTTCGTGTTTATGGTATATAAAGCCTGATTCTAATTCGTCAAAAAGTTCTCCAGCAGCATCTTTAACCACTAGGTTAATCGTTTCGTTCTTATGGAGCTTTCTCTTCACTTCGATCTGAAAGGAGTAGACAGGTAAATCACTAACTCCTCCTAAAGGAAGTCTTGTTCCTTCTAAGGAGGCTCCTGACAAGATTATATTTCTAGCTTGTTCAGCAAGATGCCTAGCATCTTCATTCAAGGGGTGGACGGTAAACATCTTCTGGTTAAAAGCCATTTTTCGCTCGGACCAATAAGCCAAACCAGCTAAATAAGTAGTTTTACCTGATTTTCGCGGACCAATGACAAAGATATTTCCCATCTTGTAATTCCTCTCCTAACGTAAGCGGTCAGCGGTCAGCCGTCAGCCGTCAGTAGACGTAATTCAGATTAAACGAAGCTTACGTGTTTTATTTTAAAGGGTTTGTTCAGCGTGCGAATCAGCTGATAGCTGATATAGTACTACCCATTAAGGTTAGGACATTGATACAAGCTGAAACGCCGTTTTAGTGAACTTTTGCCTTTTGCCTTTTGCCTCTTGCCTTGCGCTATAGCTGATAGCTGATAGCTGATAGCTGATAGCTTACCTCCTAACTAGCAAGAAAGCTGGCTAAATAAATCCAGGGTAGTTCTAACAGAGAACGATTATAAATACTGGTAATAAAACAACGCACAGGAACCCCTGTAGGAGGTTGACTCATGGCTACTAATTGACGTTGCACTGGTCGAAAGTAGCGCTGGAAAACATAGCTATTACGTTGATACCAGGTTTTCCGAGAACGCAGTGGATGATAGGCAAGCTGAAAGGCTTCTTGGTCTAAATCGCAAAATAGATCGGCTTTGTTTAAGCAAATCACAATATGTCGTACCTTGGGGCAATCATCATGAAAAAAATCTACCCACCGTTGAAATCTATTACACCACTGTTGTTGAGTAGGAAATTCTGAAAAGTCTACCGGAGCCTGGGGTGATAGCATCTCCCGATAGGGTGGCAAGACTAGCAAAATCCCCTCGCTCTGCTTTACTGCTGCCAATACCTGCTGCCATTTTTGGGGATTATCCAGCTGCCAGGATTTGCGCCAGACTTCCCCCGGAGTATCGATCCAGTCTACAGAGATAGTCTTCCGACCAGCCGGTAACTTGACTTCTACTTGAAGAGAACGAGTGGTATAGACATTGGTGGGATCAACTGGTGTGGGTCGAAATTTGTCTTCTGTTTCATCAAAGAAGAGTGCCTTCAGGTTGTCGTAACTCTGGTTGGGGATATGGACATAGTCAAATATAGAGTTAGTTAACTCAATTGCTAAGGCTGTCTTGCCGGTATTGCGATCGCCTATGTAAATTACTGCCACCGTCTAGTCAAGATTACTGTCTTATGGTATGGTACCAACTTTATCAATCGGTGAGGTGCAAGGTTTTAGGGAGTCGGGCATTGGGAGTCGGAAGTCGAAGCTCCCGACTACCTCAAGAATTTGTTACAAAAATTTTCAAAATATGCTATAATTAAATATTTTTTGTGCTAAAATCAAATTGTGGACATAAAATCCACGATAAAAGCCAGCCTAACGATCTTCCTAGGCCAAAGGCTGGCTCTTGGTCCCCCTGAAAGGAGATAACTTAATTTTATGTCTTATCGTCCATGCCTATACCCATGGGTTATGATCCGGCTATTGCCACGGAGGCAACCAGTAGTTTTCGCTCGGTTCCATAACCGTTCGGATGCCAAGAGCTATTTGCAGGCTCTGAAACCTCTGATGCCTCATGCCAAGTTTGTTCTTTTTTTTGATATAAGTCTGCCCATGGATTAAGAAGAGAGTACGTAGGGTGCCTTAGGGGCGCGCCTTGCCCTCATGTTCAACCCCGAGCGCCAGTGTTGAAACAGTGATGTTGGTGGAACGGGCATCTTGCCCGTTTCATTTTCAGCCAGCCAGGATGCCCACCCCGAGCGCCAGTGTTGGGACAGCCATGTTGGTGGAACGGGCATGTTGGTGGAACGGGCATCTTGCCCGTGTCATTTTCAGCCAGGCAGGATGCCCACGTTGGTGGAACGGGCATGTTGGTGGAACGGGCATCTTGCCCGTGTCATTTTCAGCCAGGCAGGATGCCCACCCCACTGTTAATTTACGGCAATTCCTTATACAACTCCTTAAACCGACGCTGCTGCTGATTATGATCAACAATTGGTGCTGGATACCCACACATTTCGCGATCGCTTTCAGGAATCTTCCCAGTCACCACATACTCGGTATCCACAGAACTCAACTCTGGTAACCATTCCCGAATATACTCACCGTCCGGGTCAAACTTTTTAGCCTGAC from Moorena sp. SIOASIH encodes the following:
- a CDS encoding VWA domain-containing protein → MSNPPLDVTITPHREFLPADTPEQKLFVMLKLRPTKDVAVQLPSTSFAFVIDTSGSMYEVVEGDTKPTGRVYTQDGNNYEEVTGGKTKIDIVIESLLSLVESNQLGGSDRIAIIQFDDQASTIVGLTPATQTIELEAGIEKLRNYSGGTCMGEGMEQTLTMLSGQTMTSRRALIFTDGQAFDEQECRELAKQFAENGIPITALGVGDYNEDLLINLSDTTAGHLHHIVSGHATGTDVAIRDLPQILFREFSQAQQEVINNLTLTAKTVKGVKLTRVVRAYPDQAEFPLIQNPYLIGTAIANDETVFILEFTIDSHASSRVRIAQLGLTYDIPGQNRRGELPPQNLVVQFVPSYSGAAQVDPEVMGYVQQCNISQLVTQATRLADSNPEEAGKLLDTARRMTVRIGNQAMLESLNQAQDELRKTRKISPGTRKTIKMGSRGKTIKMSGDINSELSEEQIRNLSGT
- a CDS encoding FHA domain-containing protein, with protein sequence MGNYDIKTFQNWRNKLNRVSPGFVERASRVEQASCLCQFPGRLSQPHPTQLPIPCSLFPVPCSLFPLYKFNNQGVISMITCSICGYDKNPEGTEFCEACGSELPFQTQVATQSQAPTLIQPLEPDPWKTIPAQPIDSPVPITPPQPQPFIPPTPPITNTALIARLIAKQADAPIPEFWLDDNNLIGIFDPDMGPVDIDLEEFVGNETVSRHHAEIYLEGGQWKIQDLGSTNGVFIKPAGKTRFNAKITRPETINPGDEIAIAKIRFLFQSP
- a CDS encoding vWA domain-containing protein, whose amino-acid sequence is MKKKSIALSTTIVSWTRKLSLLILCAGCLTYSRVVQAQEAKIVNATVDNEQVKIRIQVKNEYDQPVTNLTDENFQVYVNNDQVTFKPKHWKNPTEAEQPSAWIIFLLDMSGSMKYPDKPGSSQSKLKGAIAAIREFIKNTADRSSDTQVAIIPFGEPHPKNCPKGGYPVNEAILNKFFAVGDPELQNYLDELASKRPCAATNVYEPLSRAVNFLSKTRDDPRFYPKKKFLWQSQPQQPRLSIILLSDGYHSTSEKEAEKQDFERLKRLIKINDNIIVHTLGYGLKPGELGDKYGLGREATRDDARTGRVPAEEFVDRDRLDEISRTTGGICQISGNAQAVGDALKVFLDALLGEYQITYTDPNPIRAERHQVQVKVDSRHVSTERSEPKPYRITSFGWSLPFPIRLTMFVGTFFVMGVGGAVPFYFWGQYLKREELED
- a CDS encoding protein phosphatase 2C domain-containing protein is translated as MTNGLVIEQDAEFSIDNYNVKVRSYLGQLTVGIHYFEVNLESTDPSPTTGNLGLLRVGSSEGGLSRELQLREKLGNYAMIAELLASTIQDSVVINPSPPSLEPEQETQKPEEIESSEQQSPVTTDQEESEATTEEETTDQEVNSETREDSSETSNDSEPESEYLEIEYYPEKEISSDSSGQMLMLLTLLPDSQSTLESWLQEEHSLQESLSLIIPICQCFYYLYQHQWCLVDVIPKLIEIGKPIKFFDLTSAYPIDQKLDYGLLGNYCALELSSGNPFQESMSTYTVAALLYQAIHQQLFPQDQTLDIQIKPIPQIYQLLKICLSSVPEERFSLSQLLSLLIETRKSFQKTQVQWQVASKSTVGLSTSRLHNEDSYGVRQQQLSNGDTMILAAVADGMGGMSEGDLASQLAIKTVLEQPIPSKFKTVTQQTDWLVSLFQNANQSVTNAVRNGGTTLSVILGIINNLLVAHVGDSRIYLIRKEQICQLTEDHSLVAMLLASGEITYQESLDHPDSNILTKALGSQPRLSDGYVQDLSRFSQDLSLALEDRDILVLCSDGVWNLVSDTELAETLKKTQPLQAAVDEIIQKVIDNGASDNATILALECCIKNAN